In Deltaproteobacteria bacterium, the sequence CACGACGACGGCCGTCCACTCGCCGCCCTCGCGCGTCCAGGGCGTGCGTTCGTCGATGTCGATGTGCGCGCCGGTCACGTACATCTTGTCGGCACGCGCCGCGCGTTCGATTTCGAAGCGCGCGCGGGCGTCTTCGATGCGTTCGGGATCTATCCGCAGCGTCGCATTCAAGCCATGCCCGAAAGTCCACGTTGCGGCGCAAATCACCGCGGCGAGCGTGATCGCGATGATCCCTCGGCGCTTCAACAGCCGCACCCGCCATCGTCGTCGTCGTCGTCATCGTCATCGCCGGATGCGTCGTCATCGGTCGGCGCGGTGTCATCGTCGTCCGACTGATCGTCGTCGGGGAACCAGTCGTCGTCGTCATCCGCGTCGTCATCGGTATCGTCGTCGGGCGGGATGGTCGTGGTGGTCGTGGTCGAGGGTTCGCCGTTGTTCAGGAATTCACTCGCGCCGAGGTCGTAATCGCGGCTGAATTTGCCGAACTGGTCGGTGCCCTGCCGCCACCAGCAGTACGACGTGCCGGTCGAAAGCTGCCCCACGACGAACTTGTCGGAATTGAGCAGCGCCGAGCCCGACGAACCCTGTTCGGTGTTGGCCTCGGTGTAGCCCACGTTCCACTTGTTGCCCCAGTCGCCGTCCTCGAATCCGAACGCGATGCGTTTCCACGATCCGGCCGGATGATGCACGACGCTGATGAGTTCGTCCGTCGCGAGAGGCTCGGTCGTCCATCCCAGCGCCACGGAGCCGGCGGGCGGCTGTTCGTGCAGCAGCACCAGCGCGTAATCGGACTGCGCGTTCGACGCCTTGAAGTCGGAGCCGCTGGTCGCGGGCGTCGTTTGCAGCGCCGGCACCGCGCCGTTGCAGACGGAGGTTTCATAGCGGAAGTACGCCACCAGACTCTCGGCCTCGCCCTGATCGCCCATGCAGTGATTCGCGGTGAGCAGCCACGGTTGGCCGGTTTGCGCCGTGTCCGCGAGCAGGTTGCCCGTGCACAACCACTGACCGAAGCCCGACCCCACCGTGATGAGGGCGAGGGCGCTCTGGACGTCGGCGTATTCGTCGTAGCAGGTCGGGTCGAGGTGGCAGTCCTGCTCTTTGGGTTCGATGCGGAAGTCGACATCGCCATGCACCATGCGATCGACGCGAAGGTCGGCGGGCATGTGCGCGGAAACGACCTCGATGGTGGTCGTGTCGCCGAAGGTCAACGCACCCCACGCGCCGGGTTCCGATGGGCTCTGGCGGCGGTCAACGACGTCCTGCATCTGCCGGTCGTCGTTGCCCCACGCGCGCACCGCGTAGCCGAGAGTGCGCGGCGACACCGCGAAGTGAGGACGCACAAACACCGCGCCTTCGCTGCGGATCGACGCGACCCAGCGTGATGCCCGGGTCGCGCTCGGCACTTCCGTCCAATCGAGCGGTTTCGACGCGTCCACATCGACGATCACGCCGATCTCGTAGCGACGCTCGTCGCTCGATTCCGCCGCGCCCGCGCGGGCGCGCTCGAGACGTTCACGCTCGATCTCGCGGGCGGGAAGGTCGCCCAGCTCGGGCGCAGGACGCTCCGCGGGCACGGGTCCATCATTCATCACATACGATTCGGCGCGCACCGCGCCCTCGGCCGAATCGTCCGTTGCCGCCTGCCAGATGCCGTAGCTCGCGAGCGCGAGCGCAAAGATCACCACCCATGACCATAGACCGCGATTCACGATGTCTCTCCTTCGTGGCCGAAATCCGGGCGTCATGAGGCGCGCAAACCGACGCGTCGGCATGCCCCCGCCCGACAAGCCGCCGGATCATGCCGCGTTCGCCGGGTCAAGGCAAGGATTTTTCCGTTTCGTACGTCATCGTACGGGGCGGCCCAGAATGCGCTCGTAAAGGTAGAGCGCGACTCCGACGCCGAAGCCGATCACAGAGTAGACGTACGCGAACGAATGCATGAAGACGAAGCCGACGAGTCGGACGAACCCCAGGTGACGCAGCGCACATCGCCAAAGCGACGCGTTGAGCGAAAGATAGGCGACGGCGGCGACTGCCGGGCCAAACCACGCGTTTTGCGGCAACAGCACCCACAAGGCGGCAAGCGAGAGCGGGAACACGAGCACGAGCAGGATCGCGGCGGCGATGTTCGTCGCGCGCAGGTTGAGGTCCGAATAGAACACGTTTCGCCGGGCCATGAGCAGCGTCCAAGGCACGGCGCGATCCCAAAAATCGGAACGGACGAGGCTGGCGAACGTGTACGCCTTGAGGTGGCGCACCTGCATGTCGGGGTCCAGCTCGATGCGTCGTCCCGCCGACGTCAGCCGGTATCCTAGTTCAATGTCTTCCACGGAACTCGCCCGGTAGCTCTCGTCGAATCCTCCGGACTCGCGAAAAACCTGGGTGCGGATTGCGCCGCAGCCGCACCAGAAACTGTGCGCGTGTCGGCTCGACGTGACGTGCGTGTGATGGTGAACGAGGTTTTTGTAAACGCTCGCGAAGTGACCATCCCCCGGTAACGGCGTGTAAGCGCCGAAGCACGCGTCGGGACCGTCGGGGCGCTCCAGAGTGGCGACCGCACGTTCGATCGTGTCCGGCAACACCTCGACGTCGGCATCGAGGAACATCAGCACCGGTGCCTCGGTATCCCCGGCGCCCCGGTTGCGCGAAACGGCGGCCCCGCTGCGGCGTTCGTTGGACAGGGCGATCACGCCTTCGTGGCGGGCGACGATGGACGCCGAATCGTCCGTCGAGCCGTCGTCCACGGCGACGATCTGCGTGCCCGGCGGGGAGTGCGCGAGGATCGTCGCGAGCGTCGCGCCGATGGTCGCCGAGGCGTTGTGGTAGGGAATGACGACGCGCACCCGGGCGACCTCGGTCATGGCGTCGTCCGGCGCGCGGGACTATCGACCGAGGATCTTTTGGTAGTCGGCTTCGAGTCGGCGATGAAGCTCCTGGAGCTCCCCGAGCAGCGCCTCGGCGCCATCGAGTTTCCCGCTCTTGCCCTTGGTCTCCATGCGGTAGAACGCATCCTGGACCTGACCGAACCCCATGTTGCCGCTCATGCCCTTGAGGGCGTGCGCGACGTAACAGACCCGTTCCGCGTCGCCGGAGGCGACCGCCTCCGCGAGCGAATCCATGTTCGGCGCGGCTTCCTGGAAGTAGCTCTCGAGCAATTCGTCGATGAACGCGCGGTCGTCGCCGAAGCGCTCCATCATATCGTCGAGATTGATCAAGTCGAGCGTCGGCCCGATCTGCGCGTCACCCATCACATCCTCCAACGGCCCTGGTCCTCAACCTCATCTGCAAAGTTCCCGGTCTCGCGCCGGTGCTCCGATCGCCCCGTGGCGAATTCGGCGACGGAGACGAGTGAAAGCATTATGATCGAATCGCCCTATTTCCGACAGAGGCGGCGGAAAATGTTGTAATAACCTCTCGAACTTCTTCGAGGTCGATCTCGAAGAAGTTCGGCGAAACGGGCCGTTCCCTGTGGCGGTCTTACAGAAATCGCCGTCGTTGCTCGCCGTCATCGGCCACCTCCACGTCCGACCGTCCGGTCAAGGCGTCGGTACGCTCGGGATCTTCTTCGCGTATCGGAACGGTCGGATTCGAGAACGAGCAAAAACTACGGAAGCAGCCCCAGCGCGGTCTGCGCGGCGGTATACCCGGAATGCAGCACGGCGGACTGGCCACCGCCGGGAAAGGTCCACGCGCTCGCGAGGTACAGGTTCTCGAGCGGCGTTTCGGCCGGCAGGCGTTCGAAGAGGCTCTGGTCGGGCGTCGTGTGCCAACCGAAGATCGATCCTCGGGGATTGAGCGTGAAACCCCGCATCGTGTGCGGCGTGCCGACGTCCACCACCTCGATGTGGTCGCGAAGTCCCGGCACGATCTCGTCGGCGCGATCCACCAGAATCTCGGCGATCTCGCGACGGATTTTGAGGTACTCGGCGTAACTCGTCGGCAGGCCCCATCGGTTTCGCCAGTCCCACGGAAGCCGCGTCGTGATGGCGATGACGTTCTTGCCGGCCGGGGCGGCCGTGCGGTCGAGCATCGAATAGTTGACGATCGCCATGTTCACCTTTTCCGGCACACCGTCCGTCGCATACGAAAACCCCTCGACGGCATCCCACGTCTTCGAAACCGAAATTTCGGCGACGCCGTCGAACAGCGGTGACAAGTCGGTATCGACCCCCAGCCACACCTGCACCGCGGACAGCCCCACCGTCATGCCGTGGATGTCGTCCACGTAGTCGTCCGGCCAAGGGGCCTCCGGCGCGAGTTCGTCCACCAGCGACAGGACGTTTGCATTCGCAATGACGATCTGAGGCCGGTAGCAAACGTCATCCTTCGTGCGAACCTGCACCACGCGATTCGCTTCGGTCTCGATCTGCGTGGCGAGCGTGTCGAGACGCAGGATGCCGCCGTTTTCGACGAAAACATCGGCGAGGGCGTCGGCGAGCGCGCCCGAGCCTCCCTCGAAGTTCCACCACCCGCCGATGTGGTAACCCATCCACATGACGTTGAAGAACATCGCCGACTCCTCGTCCGGCGGCGCGCCGGCGAGCATCGCAAGCGACGTCCACACGGTCCGAAGCCGCGCGTCGTGGATGAAACCGTCGAGGAATTCGCCGAGCGTCATCGACATGTACCCCGCCATGCGGGCGACCGCGCCGGCGTGCGCGGCGAGGATCGCCAGCAGCTCCGGCGTCTCGCCTTCGTACTCCATGCGGATCATCGCCTTGAAGACGATGTCGAGTTCGTACATCTCCATGAAGAGCTGATCGATGCCTTCTGCCTCGTCGGGATACATCTCTTTCAGGTCGGCCCGGAAGGTTTCGACATTGGCGGGCACGTCAAACGTGAACTTGGGGTATTGGAGGCGGATGATCGATTCTCCGCGCACGGGCAAGACGCGGTTCCACACGCCGAGCCGGCGCAGCAGCTCGATGTTCATCCCCTGCCGGTTCTCGTCGAGCCCGTCGAAGCCGTGCAGCGACTGCTCGAAGCGGTAACTGCTCCGTTCGAACCGGCCCATGTACCCGCCGACCTTGTAGTGCTTCTCGATGAGCACGGTCTGAACGCCGGACTGCGCGAGCGTCACCGCCGCCGCGAGCCCGCCGCCTCCCGCGCCGATCACCACGGCGTCCACCGCCTCGGTCTTCATGCACTCGGGAAAGGTCAGGAACTTGTGGCAGACCACACAGTCGTCCGGGCTGCGAAAACCCGAACCGGCGTGCCGGGCGTAATGACAGTCCGCGCAGCCGTCGGTGTCGTGATCCATCCACCGGCCCGCGGCGCCGTTGCGCCCGTGGCAGGTCGCGCAGATCGGCGAGCGGTATCCCGCCTCGTGGAAGTCGCCGTGGCAATCGGTGCAGTCAGCCCGGCCCCAGCCGTCATGATCCTTCGTCAACTGGACGATCGTGAGCCCGGGGGTCGCGCCCGAGAACCCGTCAGGCAAGGGCCGATGCGCTTCGTCGTCCGCGAGGTCGTCGTCGGTGTCGTCATCCGTGTCGTCGCCGTCACGGTCGACGTACACGGTCTTGGTTTCGCCCGAATCGCACGCGACGCCAAACAGGGACACCGCGATGGCGGCGGCGAAAACTGCCCGGATTCCTGGCGTCATCGGCGAACGGCCTCCCCGGCCATATTCGGTCACCGGCGCTCGTCGGTCAAGAAAAAACGATGTTGATATCCGATATCTAGTCGATGGGGGCACGTCCCGCCGAGGAACCCTGAACGTTCGTTTTGATCGATGGATTTATCTTATTTAATCTATTTGACCGATCAATGGGGCGGACTTATGTTTTGACAAGCCCGCCGGAAAACGCGTCACGACGGGCGAAGAAGACGAACCGGCCGCGCTCCTCTTCGCGAGGACCCGGGTGCCGCGCGGCCGACGCAGCAACCCCGCCCACAATCCTCGGCGCCCTCCCGCCCCACCATCTCACCAACGCATCCCGCCCCCGCCCCGTCGCCAGAGGACGACGGGCGCGGGTTCGCCTTTGCGTCCGTAAGCAGCTGAAGATTCAGTAAGCTTTGACCGTAATGCCCAGATTGATGGTGCCGTTCCGCTGCAGAAGATCGATCAGAGCACCCATGGTCGGATCGAACTGTAAATTGCAGAAAGGTCGATGATTCGCATTGGCGTCGGTCGTATCGAAAAGGACTTCCATCAGCGGTTTCGCTCCACGGCCAATGCGCACCACCCCGACATATAGGCTCATGGGCGGCACGCGTTCGGCCAGTTCCAAACGGACCCGCCCCAACGTCGGCGACGTGGGACCGAATGGGATTTCCAGGTCGGCACCGACGTAGTCGCCGACCTTCGCGAACCGGGTGCATACGGTCAAACCGCCTTTGGGGTCGGTCAACAAGCCACGACGAACCGCCCCCGCGTACGCTTTGAGCAGGTCTCTTGCGAGGTCTCGGGAGTTCTTGAGAAAGTAACTCAATCTCGTTCGAAGATTTTCGTGGACCGCGGCAATCAGATACGACGGAATGAGTTCCGGATACCTGGATGTTGGATCCGCGGGAAGCGACATCCGATGAAGCGGCGA encodes:
- a CDS encoding trypsin-like peptidase domain-containing protein, giving the protein MNRGLWSWVVIFALALASYGIWQAATDDSAEGAVRAESYVMNDGPVPAERPAPELGDLPAREIERERLERARAGAAESSDERRYEIGVIVDVDASKPLDWTEVPSATRASRWVASIRSEGAVFVRPHFAVSPRTLGYAVRAWGNDDRQMQDVVDRRQSPSEPGAWGALTFGDTTTIEVVSAHMPADLRVDRMVHGDVDFRIEPKEQDCHLDPTCYDEYADVQSALALITVGSGFGQWLCTGNLLADTAQTGQPWLLTANHCMGDQGEAESLVAYFRYETSVCNGAVPALQTTPATSGSDFKASNAQSDYALVLLHEQPPAGSVALGWTTEPLATDELISVVHHPAGSWKRIAFGFEDGDWGNKWNVGYTEANTEQGSSGSALLNSDKFVVGQLSTGTSYCWWRQGTDQFGKFSRDYDLGASEFLNNGEPSTTTTTTIPPDDDTDDDADDDDDWFPDDDQSDDDDTAPTDDDASGDDDDDDDDDGGCGC
- a CDS encoding glycosyltransferase — encoded protein: MTEVARVRVVIPYHNASATIGATLATILAHSPPGTQIVAVDDGSTDDSASIVARHEGVIALSNERRSGAAVSRNRGAGDTEAPVLMFLDADVEVLPDTIERAVATLERPDGPDACFGAYTPLPGDGHFASVYKNLVHHHTHVTSSRHAHSFWCGCGAIRTQVFRESGGFDESYRASSVEDIELGYRLTSAGRRIELDPDMQVRHLKAYTFASLVRSDFWDRAVPWTLLMARRNVFYSDLNLRATNIAAAILLVLVFPLSLAALWVLLPQNAWFGPAVAAVAYLSLNASLWRCALRHLGFVRLVGFVFMHSFAYVYSVIGFGVGVALYLYERILGRPVR
- a CDS encoding Hpt domain-containing protein, whose protein sequence is MGDAQIGPTLDLINLDDMMERFGDDRAFIDELLESYFQEAAPNMDSLAEAVASGDAERVCYVAHALKGMSGNMGFGQVQDAFYRMETKGKSGKLDGAEALLGELQELHRRLEADYQKILGR
- a CDS encoding FAD-dependent oxidoreductase, which encodes MTPGIRAVFAAAIAVSLFGVACDSGETKTVYVDRDGDDTDDDTDDDLADDEAHRPLPDGFSGATPGLTIVQLTKDHDGWGRADCTDCHGDFHEAGYRSPICATCHGRNGAAGRWMDHDTDGCADCHYARHAGSGFRSPDDCVVCHKFLTFPECMKTEAVDAVVIGAGGGGLAAAVTLAQSGVQTVLIEKHYKVGGYMGRFERSSYRFEQSLHGFDGLDENRQGMNIELLRRLGVWNRVLPVRGESIIRLQYPKFTFDVPANVETFRADLKEMYPDEAEGIDQLFMEMYELDIVFKAMIRMEYEGETPELLAILAAHAGAVARMAGYMSMTLGEFLDGFIHDARLRTVWTSLAMLAGAPPDEESAMFFNVMWMGYHIGGWWNFEGGSGALADALADVFVENGGILRLDTLATQIETEANRVVQVRTKDDVCYRPQIVIANANVLSLVDELAPEAPWPDDYVDDIHGMTVGLSAVQVWLGVDTDLSPLFDGVAEISVSKTWDAVEGFSYATDGVPEKVNMAIVNYSMLDRTAAPAGKNVIAITTRLPWDWRNRWGLPTSYAEYLKIRREIAEILVDRADEIVPGLRDHIEVVDVGTPHTMRGFTLNPRGSIFGWHTTPDQSLFERLPAETPLENLYLASAWTFPGGGQSAVLHSGYTAAQTALGLLP